Proteins co-encoded in one Aquincola tertiaricarbonis genomic window:
- a CDS encoding paraquat-inducible protein A, translating to MSHTHAPPPLPATAPTPAAKATRASGSWLVGCELCDALNQVQADQPATCWRCESPLHTLHHGASAESASRLSGVIALLTAAWVCIIATHLEPMVSLALRGLESSVTLSGAAVVLWQQGKLALSAALFITTVIAPATEMAAMLLVAVALWWRARSPAALRPPPRWLGPVLHLWQGMRDWNMTEILVLGTAVALVKLGQLATLVVGPGLVALMAFMALRLAALRLLSPVDAWALLDPREVRLR from the coding sequence TTGTCACACACCCACGCCCCACCGCCCTTGCCCGCCACCGCCCCCACCCCTGCTGCCAAAGCCACCCGTGCCTCGGGCAGCTGGCTGGTCGGCTGCGAGTTGTGTGACGCGCTGAACCAAGTTCAGGCCGACCAGCCCGCCACCTGCTGGCGCTGCGAATCGCCGCTGCACACGCTGCACCACGGGGCCAGCGCCGAATCGGCATCGCGCCTGTCGGGGGTGATCGCGCTGCTCACCGCGGCCTGGGTGTGCATCATCGCCACCCACCTGGAGCCCATGGTGTCGCTGGCGCTGCGCGGGCTGGAAAGCTCGGTCACGCTCAGCGGTGCCGCGGTGGTGCTGTGGCAGCAGGGCAAGCTGGCACTGTCGGCGGCCTTGTTCATCACCACCGTCATCGCGCCGGCCACCGAAATGGCGGCCATGCTGCTGGTGGCGGTGGCGCTGTGGTGGCGCGCCCGCTCGCCCGCTGCACTGCGGCCGCCGCCGCGCTGGCTGGGCCCCGTGCTGCATTTATGGCAGGGCATGCGCGACTGGAACATGACCGAGATCCTGGTGCTGGGCACTGCGGTGGCCCTGGTCAAGCTGGGCCAGCTGGCCACGCTGGTCGTCGGCCCCGGCCTGGTGGCGCTGATGGCCTTCATGGCCCTGCGGCTGGCCGCGCTGCGGCTGCTGTCGCCGGTGGATGCGTGGGCGCTGCTGGACCCGCGCGAAGTGCGGCTGCGCTAG
- a CDS encoding paraquat-inducible protein A, which translates to MRWFTRRPPARPAQPAADHCPTLHECGLQQCPACLLVLKAPADERLGPGRCPRCEAQLRGPLRRSVGTTTALLLAAAALYVPSNTLPIMITRSAVGERADTIMSGVVALAQAGSWPLAAIVFIASVLVPLLKLSVLSYLVLAVHLGWQRGRTHRTTLYRLIETVGRWSMLDVFVVGMLASLVQLGPAAQVSAGPGVVAFGTVVWLTLWATQSFDPRLLWQAPGAPAACARLPSSDRADDRQPDAAR; encoded by the coding sequence ATGCGCTGGTTCACCCGCCGCCCGCCCGCCCGGCCCGCGCAGCCGGCCGCGGACCACTGCCCCACGCTGCATGAATGCGGCCTGCAGCAGTGCCCCGCCTGCCTGCTGGTGCTCAAGGCCCCGGCCGACGAAAGGCTGGGCCCCGGCCGCTGCCCGCGCTGCGAAGCCCAGCTACGCGGCCCGCTGCGCCGCAGCGTGGGCACCACCACCGCGCTGCTGCTGGCGGCGGCGGCCTTGTACGTGCCCTCCAACACCCTGCCCATCATGATCACCCGCTCGGCCGTGGGCGAGCGGGCCGACACCATCATGTCCGGCGTGGTGGCGCTGGCGCAGGCCGGCTCCTGGCCGCTGGCGGCCATCGTCTTCATCGCCAGCGTGCTGGTGCCGCTGCTCAAGCTCAGCGTGCTGAGCTACCTGGTGCTGGCGGTGCACCTGGGCTGGCAGCGGGGCCGCACCCACCGCACCACGCTGTACCGGCTGATCGAGACGGTGGGCCGCTGGTCGATGCTGGACGTGTTCGTGGTGGGCATGCTGGCCTCGCTGGTGCAGCTGGGCCCGGCCGCGCAGGTCTCGGCCGGCCCCGGCGTGGTGGCCTTCGGCACCGTGGTGTGGCTCACGCTGTGGGCCACGCAAAGCTTCGATCCGCGCCTGCTGTGGCAGGCGCCCGGGGCGCCGGCCGCCTGCGCCCGCCTTCCTTCTTCCGACCGAGCCGACGACCGGCAGCCCGATGCAGCCCGATGA
- a CDS encoding PqiB family protein encodes MQPDDPQDRPARPPAPALPPDIPEAVPERRRRWSMAQAIWLVPLIAVLAVGWLAASEWLQRGPTITIRFATGEGIEAGKTRIKYRNVNVGQVTAVKLAPDLKGVLVTAQMERNAAPLLVEDSRFWVVRARVAGGEVSGLTTLLSGAYIGVDGGKSAESQRQFTGLETQPVVSVDEAGKEFVLQASSLGSLEIGSAVYFRRVRVGQVLSADLAPDGQGLRLRVFVRAPYDRFVSTNSRFWHASGVDVSFDASTGLRLRTESLLSVLVGGVAFETPPELDASTPATTGSSFTLFEGQAAALRRGAAQVLEYTAVFTDSVRGLAVGAPVEFKGFVIGEVASLGIRFDREGGGFAFPVKLHIYRDTAATVASREPNNNRRTEDGVGGNGARFPIERLLSGRSVERGLRAQLRSANLLTGQRYVAIDFFPEHRGEKVAGLTEGQREIPTVRDAFGELQAQVARIANRLEDVPFEKLAGDLSKALVGIESATKSLESTMGSVQRELVPSARQTLDETRSTIKEVRGLLAQDAPLPQDLRAAMQDLSRAADAIRQLADTLDRQPESLLRGKRLNPVDRPQGRAAPSPPPAGAQETWGGPAFPVETENER; translated from the coding sequence ATGCAGCCCGATGACCCCCAAGACCGGCCGGCCCGTCCGCCGGCCCCCGCCCTGCCGCCCGACATCCCCGAGGCGGTGCCCGAACGCCGCCGCCGCTGGTCGATGGCCCAGGCCATCTGGCTGGTGCCGCTGATCGCGGTGCTGGCCGTGGGCTGGCTGGCTGCCAGCGAATGGCTGCAGCGCGGCCCCACCATCACCATCCGCTTTGCCACCGGCGAAGGCATCGAGGCGGGCAAGACCCGCATCAAGTACCGCAACGTCAATGTCGGCCAGGTCACGGCGGTGAAGCTGGCGCCCGACCTCAAGGGCGTGCTGGTGACGGCGCAGATGGAACGCAATGCAGCCCCGCTGCTGGTGGAAGACTCGCGCTTCTGGGTGGTGCGCGCTCGCGTGGCAGGCGGCGAGGTGTCGGGCCTGACCACGCTGCTGTCGGGCGCCTACATCGGCGTGGACGGCGGCAAGAGCGCCGAATCACAGCGCCAGTTCACCGGGCTGGAAACGCAGCCGGTGGTGTCGGTGGACGAGGCCGGCAAGGAATTCGTGCTGCAGGCCAGCAGCCTGGGCTCGCTGGAAATCGGCTCGGCGGTGTACTTCCGCCGGGTGCGCGTTGGCCAGGTGCTGTCGGCCGATCTGGCGCCCGATGGCCAGGGCCTGCGGCTGCGCGTGTTCGTGCGGGCGCCCTACGACCGCTTCGTCAGCACCAACAGCCGCTTCTGGCATGCCAGCGGCGTGGACGTGTCGTTCGACGCCAGCACCGGCCTGCGCCTGCGCACCGAGTCGCTGCTGTCGGTGCTGGTGGGCGGCGTGGCCTTCGAGACGCCGCCCGAGCTGGACGCCAGCACGCCCGCCACCACGGGCAGCAGCTTCACGCTGTTCGAGGGCCAGGCCGCCGCGCTGCGCCGCGGCGCGGCGCAGGTGCTGGAGTACACCGCCGTGTTCACCGATTCGGTCCGTGGCCTGGCGGTGGGTGCGCCGGTCGAGTTCAAGGGCTTCGTGATCGGCGAGGTGGCCTCGCTGGGCATCCGCTTCGACCGCGAGGGCGGCGGCTTCGCCTTCCCGGTCAAGCTGCACATCTACCGCGACACCGCGGCCACGGTGGCCTCGCGCGAGCCCAACAACAACCGCCGCACCGAAGACGGCGTGGGCGGCAACGGCGCCCGCTTCCCGATCGAGCGGCTGCTGTCGGGCCGCTCGGTGGAGCGCGGGCTGCGTGCCCAGCTGCGCAGCGCCAACCTGCTGACCGGCCAGCGCTACGTGGCCATCGACTTCTTCCCCGAGCACCGGGGCGAGAAGGTGGCCGGCCTGACCGAAGGCCAGCGCGAGATCCCGACGGTGCGCGATGCCTTCGGCGAGCTGCAGGCCCAGGTGGCCCGCATCGCCAACCGGCTGGAAGACGTGCCCTTCGAGAAGCTGGCCGGCGACCTGAGCAAAGCGCTGGTGGGCATCGAAAGCGCCACCAAGTCGCTGGAATCGACGATGGGCAGCGTGCAGCGCGAGCTGGTGCCCAGCGCCCGCCAGACGCTGGACGAGACGCGCAGCACCATCAAGGAAGTGCGCGGCCTGCTGGCCCAGGACGCGCCGCTGCCGCAGGACCTGCGGGCCGCGATGCAGGACCTCTCGCGGGCGGCCGATGCCATCCGCCAGCTGGCCGACACGCTGGACCGCCAGCCCGAGTCGCTGCTGCGCGGCAAGCGGCTCAACCCTGTTGACCGCCCCCAGGGCCGGGCTGCGCCCAGCCCGCCCCCCGCGGGGGCCCAGGAAACTTGGGGCGGCCCGGCATTTCCTGTTGAGACGGAGAACGAACGATGA
- a CDS encoding PqiC family protein, with product MTPRPLLAAGALAAALLLAGCAGSPPPSWHSVLPADAQPAAGGATPAPAAARVATLQVGRISVPDAVDRSSLVVATGTGLTVQEGQRWIEPVKAQLPRALALLLSDRMPGTAVTAWPAGVGGTPQWRLVADVQRFDLSAAPAQARLRVVWTLRPGDPNAGVAGPAATPQVFDVTVPATGGDDPAALVAAMRAALARWADVVARASGS from the coding sequence ATGACACCGCGCCCCCTTCTGGCCGCAGGCGCGCTGGCCGCGGCCCTGCTGCTGGCCGGCTGCGCCGGCTCGCCGCCGCCTTCCTGGCACAGCGTGCTGCCGGCCGATGCGCAGCCGGCGGCCGGTGGCGCCACGCCGGCGCCGGCCGCGGCCCGCGTGGCCACCTTGCAGGTGGGCCGCATCTCGGTGCCCGATGCGGTGGACCGCTCGTCACTGGTGGTGGCCACCGGCACCGGGCTCACGGTGCAGGAAGGTCAGCGCTGGATCGAGCCGGTGAAGGCCCAGCTGCCGCGGGCGTTGGCGCTGCTGCTGTCCGACCGGATGCCCGGCACGGCCGTCACGGCCTGGCCGGCCGGCGTCGGTGGCACGCCGCAATGGCGGCTGGTGGCGGACGTGCAGCGCTTCGACCTCAGCGCCGCGCCGGCGCAGGCGCGGCTGCGGGTGGTGTGGACGCTGCGGCCCGGAGACCCGAACGCCGGCGTGGCCGGCCCGGCCGCCACGCCGCAGGTGTTCGACGTCACGGTGCCGGCCACCGGCGGCGACGACCCGGCCGCACTGGTGGCGGCGATGCGCGCCGCGCTGGCCCGCTGGGCCGACGTGGTGGCGCGGGCATCCGGCAGCTGA
- a CDS encoding Crp/Fnr family transcriptional regulator, whose amino-acid sequence MNTPALPPTRTVPPCTACPLRQMAVFKPISHDELLFLQSFKEAHITVAAGQPIVWQGQPATLSTLYSGWAFRFKSLTDGRRQILNFVLPGDLIGLQDQSHEVSPHGVEALTDVELCRFDTDRLWTLYSRFPKLAYDVTWLAAHEESMVDENLLTVGRRSAAERVAMLMLHLYKRSVALGLAQQGRVPWPVNQQHIADAVGLSLVHTNRTLRKLYRQGLFAVEGGWLYLPDPGALGRLADYYEQPVPRRPLI is encoded by the coding sequence ATGAACACACCTGCCCTGCCGCCCACCCGCACCGTGCCACCCTGCACCGCCTGCCCGTTGCGGCAGATGGCGGTGTTCAAGCCCATCTCGCACGACGAACTGCTGTTCCTCCAAAGCTTCAAGGAGGCGCACATCACCGTGGCCGCCGGCCAGCCGATCGTGTGGCAGGGCCAGCCGGCCACGCTCAGCACGCTGTACTCGGGCTGGGCCTTCCGCTTCAAGTCGCTGACCGACGGGCGGCGGCAGATCCTCAACTTCGTGCTGCCGGGCGACCTGATCGGCCTGCAGGACCAGAGCCACGAGGTGTCGCCGCATGGCGTGGAGGCGCTCACCGACGTGGAGCTGTGCCGCTTCGACACCGACCGCTTGTGGACGCTGTACAGCCGCTTTCCCAAGCTGGCGTACGACGTGACCTGGCTGGCCGCGCACGAAGAGAGCATGGTCGACGAGAACCTGCTGACCGTGGGCCGGCGCAGCGCGGCCGAGCGGGTGGCGATGCTGATGCTGCACCTGTACAAGCGCTCGGTGGCGCTGGGGCTGGCCCAGCAGGGCCGGGTGCCCTGGCCGGTGAACCAGCAGCACATCGCCGATGCGGTGGGCCTGTCGCTGGTGCACACCAACCGCACGCTGCGCAAGTTGTATAGACAGGGCCTGTTCGCGGTGGAGGGTGGCTGGCTGTACCTGCCCGACCCGGGCGCGCTGGGCCGCCTGGCCGACTACTACGAGCAGCCGGTGCCGCGGCGGCCGTTGATCTGA
- a CDS encoding BLUF domain-containing protein → MTASPSQGPFYEVLYTSELEPSVPVAAIADIVRRSRGFNAAHQITGLLVFDGGRFCHYLEGPADMVHALALRISADPRHTGFRRLHAATRVGPRRLPGHPMSYGLAYDEAEIDAVAALTGEAATQRLMQALPRLELEP, encoded by the coding sequence GTGACTGCATCCCCTTCCCAGGGTCCGTTCTACGAAGTGCTCTACACCAGCGAGCTGGAACCTTCGGTCCCGGTCGCGGCCATCGCCGACATCGTGCGCCGCTCGCGCGGCTTCAATGCGGCGCATCAGATCACCGGGCTGCTGGTGTTCGATGGCGGGCGCTTCTGCCACTACCTGGAAGGGCCGGCGGACATGGTGCATGCACTGGCCTTGCGCATCAGCGCCGACCCGCGGCACACCGGCTTCCGGCGCCTGCATGCGGCCACGCGCGTGGGCCCGCGCCGGCTGCCGGGGCACCCGATGAGCTATGGCCTGGCCTACGACGAAGCGGAGATCGACGCGGTGGCAGCGCTGACGGGCGAAGCCGCCACCCAGCGGCTGATGCAGGCGCTGCCGCGCTTGGAACTCGAACCCTGA
- a CDS encoding DUF2177 family protein — MPVSIIAYLGALLSMLALDAVWLGVIMPSVYQAAIGHLLLPEPRWGAAIVFYLAYPVGIVVFAVLPAFRAAMPRQAWLLGALYGALAYATYDLTNLATLQGWPVHIVVIDIAWGAFISAVAAACGLAALRRKAPALAPGRA, encoded by the coding sequence ATGCCCGTCTCGATCATTGCCTATCTGGGTGCGCTGCTCAGCATGTTGGCGCTGGACGCCGTATGGCTGGGGGTCATCATGCCCTCGGTCTACCAGGCGGCCATCGGGCATCTGCTGCTGCCCGAACCGCGCTGGGGTGCGGCCATCGTCTTCTACCTGGCCTATCCGGTGGGTATCGTCGTGTTCGCAGTGCTGCCGGCTTTCCGCGCGGCGATGCCGCGGCAGGCGTGGCTGCTGGGTGCCTTGTATGGCGCGCTGGCCTATGCCACCTACGACCTCACGAACCTGGCCACGCTGCAGGGCTGGCCGGTGCACATCGTGGTCATCGACATCGCATGGGGCGCCTTCATCAGCGCGGTGGCGGCGGCCTGCGGCCTGGCCGCGCTCCGCCGCAAGGCACCGGCGCTGGCCCCTGGCCGAGCCTGA
- a CDS encoding response regulator, giving the protein MVNLKTYIVEDSPVIRENLIATLEEMVPLEVVGTAEDESSAVFWLNHHAQQCDLVIIDIFLKGGSGLGVLRSTVHARGRCKLVVFSNYATPDMRRKCLELGADKVFDKSNEIDALINYCERLAAGGSGDTHHGDLI; this is encoded by the coding sequence ATGGTGAACCTGAAGACCTACATCGTCGAAGACAGCCCGGTCATTCGCGAGAATCTCATCGCGACCCTGGAAGAGATGGTGCCCCTGGAAGTGGTGGGTACCGCCGAAGACGAGTCGAGTGCCGTCTTCTGGCTCAATCACCACGCGCAGCAGTGCGACCTGGTGATCATCGACATCTTCCTCAAGGGCGGTTCGGGTCTGGGCGTGCTGCGCTCCACCGTGCATGCGCGCGGTCGCTGCAAGCTGGTGGTCTTCAGCAACTACGCCACGCCGGACATGCGGCGCAAGTGCCTCGAACTGGGCGCCGACAAGGTGTTCGACAAGAGCAACGAGATCGATGCGCTCATCAACTACTGCGAGCGCCTGGCCGCTGGCGGCAGTGGCGATACCCACCACGGCGACCTGATCTGA
- a CDS encoding response regulator: MIRIAIVDDHAIVRSGLKQFFSEQVDLRVTGEAANGREALDLVRKGEVDVLVMDLSMPDQSGVDALAAIKARAPDLPVLILSGFPEEHYATTLLKQGASGYLNKECDPEEIVTAIRTVYRGRKYITSGVAQLLADGLSGAGDKAPHETLSEREFQVFLRLAKGETIGHMADSMSLSVKTVSTYRSRVMEKMNLSSNSDLTYYALKNGLIQ, translated from the coding sequence ATGATCAGAATCGCCATCGTGGATGACCATGCCATTGTGCGCTCCGGTCTCAAGCAGTTCTTCTCGGAGCAGGTGGACCTGCGCGTCACCGGCGAAGCCGCCAACGGCCGTGAAGCACTGGACCTGGTGCGCAAGGGTGAAGTCGACGTGCTCGTCATGGACCTGTCCATGCCCGACCAGAGCGGCGTCGACGCACTCGCGGCCATCAAGGCCCGTGCGCCCGACCTGCCGGTGCTCATCCTGAGCGGCTTCCCGGAGGAGCACTACGCCACCACCTTGCTCAAGCAGGGCGCCAGCGGCTACCTCAACAAGGAATGCGATCCGGAGGAGATCGTCACCGCCATCCGCACCGTGTACCGTGGCCGCAAGTACATCACCTCGGGCGTGGCGCAGCTGCTGGCCGATGGGCTTTCGGGCGCGGGCGACAAGGCCCCGCACGAGACGCTGTCCGAGCGTGAGTTCCAGGTGTTCCTGCGCCTGGCCAAGGGTGAGACCATCGGCCACATGGCCGACAGCATGTCGCTGAGCGTGAAGACGGTGAGCACCTACCGTTCGCGCGTGATGGAGAAGATGAACCTCTCGTCCAACAGCGACCTCACCTACTACGCGCTGAAGAACGGGCTGATCCAGTAG
- a CDS encoding CHASE3 domain-containing protein: MQAAALNILARVKRSPFLFPLALVAGLAMVLITETAYLQATQALDETGRISDAREHLQSLLRRTVDAESGQRGFLLTGREQYLDPYRAALDEIHASQQFLRDYYASMPTQAGTMARMNQAVDAKLSELATVMSLYREGKHDAWRELLLLDIGREKMAEIRNLSQELMAVESSRVESGRRGIYDTLLLHRIGVGAMSAVSLLALFMYLRQTRALEAEQEQRALAMARQRDELEREVVERTRQLTELAQHLQTAREDERSRLARELHDELGALLTAAKLDAARIKSRLGGNSPEAAERLAHLSETLNSGIALKRRIIEDLRPSTLSNFGLVPALEILAREFGERSQIEVINQMTPVALKPADELTAYRLVQEAFTNIAKHAQASRVELTLEEQDDGKVQVAVRDNGVGFDTSSQTRSAHGLLGMRYRVEAAGGQLSIVSAPGLGTQVSALLPVKPATTAATPA; this comes from the coding sequence ATGCAAGCCGCGGCCCTGAACATCCTGGCGCGGGTCAAGCGCAGTCCTTTCCTGTTTCCGTTGGCACTGGTGGCTGGCCTGGCCATGGTGCTGATCACCGAGACGGCCTACCTGCAGGCCACGCAGGCCCTCGACGAGACGGGCCGCATCAGCGATGCACGCGAGCACCTGCAGTCGCTGCTGCGTCGCACGGTGGATGCGGAGAGCGGGCAGAGAGGCTTCCTGCTGACCGGGCGCGAACAGTACCTTGACCCCTATCGTGCGGCACTCGACGAGATCCATGCATCGCAGCAGTTCCTGCGCGACTATTACGCCTCCATGCCCACCCAGGCCGGCACCATGGCACGCATGAACCAGGCGGTGGATGCGAAGCTCTCGGAACTGGCCACCGTGATGAGCCTCTACCGGGAAGGCAAGCACGATGCATGGCGTGAGCTGCTGCTGCTGGACATCGGAAGAGAAAAGATGGCGGAGATCCGAAACCTGTCGCAAGAACTGATGGCCGTGGAATCGAGCCGCGTGGAGTCGGGCCGTCGCGGCATCTACGACACGCTGCTGCTGCACCGCATCGGCGTGGGCGCCATGAGCGCCGTGAGCCTGCTGGCCCTGTTCATGTACCTGCGACAGACGCGCGCACTCGAAGCCGAACAGGAGCAGCGCGCACTGGCCATGGCGCGCCAGCGCGACGAACTGGAGCGTGAGGTGGTGGAGCGCACCCGCCAGCTCACCGAGCTGGCGCAGCACCTGCAGACCGCGCGCGAGGACGAGCGCAGCCGCCTGGCGCGCGAACTGCACGATGAACTGGGCGCCCTGCTCACCGCGGCCAAGCTGGACGCGGCCCGCATCAAGTCGCGGCTGGGCGGCAACTCGCCGGAAGCGGCCGAACGGCTGGCCCACCTGAGCGAGACGCTCAACAGCGGCATCGCGCTCAAGCGCCGCATCATCGAAGACCTGCGGCCTTCCACGCTCAGCAACTTCGGCCTGGTGCCGGCGCTGGAAATCCTGGCGCGCGAGTTCGGCGAGCGCAGCCAGATCGAGGTCATCAACCAGATGACGCCGGTGGCCTTGAAGCCGGCCGATGAGCTCACCGCCTACCGCCTGGTGCAGGAAGCCTTCACCAACATCGCCAAGCATGCGCAGGCCAGCCGCGTGGAGCTGACGCTGGAAGAGCAGGACGACGGCAAGGTGCAGGTGGCGGTGCGCGACAACGGCGTGGGCTTCGACACCAGCAGCCAGACGCGCTCGGCCCACGGCCTGCTGGGCATGCGCTACCGCGTGGAAGCCGCGGGTGGCCAGCTCAGCATCGTCTCGGCGCCGGGGCTGGGCACGCAGGTGTCGGCGCTGCTGCCGGTCAAGCCCGCCACCACAGCGGCCACGCCCGCCTGA